Part of the bacterium genome is shown below.
AAGGTCCTGATCGCCAGGAGCGCCGGTTTCTGCTTCGGCGTGAAGCGGGCCATTTCCATCGCCGACGAGACGGCCGGGAAGCGCGCGGCGGAGGACGGGAAAGAGGGTCCGATCCAGTCGCTCGGCCCGATCATCCACAACCCGCAGGCGGTGGAGCGGCTACAGGAGAAGGGGGTGCGGGTCGTCGAGACGGTGGACGAGATCGCCTGCGGGAAGGTGATCATCCGGTCCCACGGGGTGACCCGCTCGGACCGGGCGGCGCTGGAGGGGAAGGGGGTCACGATCGTCGACGCCACCTGCCCCTTCGTGACGAAGGCCCAGGAGCACGCCAGGACATTGAGCCGGAACGGGTACGCCGTCGTCGTGGTGGGGGACCCGAACCACCCGGAAGTGAAAAGCATCATCAGCTACATCGAGAAGGGGGTCCCCGTCTTCACGTCGATCGCGGAAGTCTCGGCCGCCAAGGGGGTGCGCAAGGCCGGGATCGTGGCCCAGACGACGCAGTCGTTCGACAACCTCATGGCATTCGTCGCCGCGGCGATGAAGCGGTTTCCCGAAGTCCGGGTGTTCAACACGATCTGCAACGCCACCGCCCTGCGGCAGCAGGAGTCGACCGGTCTCGCGGGAATGGCCGACGTGATGTTCGTCCTCGGCGGGTACAACAGCGCGAACACGCGGCGATTGGCGGAGATCTGCCGGGCGATCAACCCGCGGACCCACCACATCGAGACGGGCGGGGAGCTGACCCCCTCGATGGTCGAGGGAGCGTCGGTGGCCGGGGTGACGGCGGGGGCGTCGACCCCCCAGTGGATCATCGCCGGGTTCATCGAGCGCCTGAAGGAACGATGGGAGTGCGACAAGATCGAGGTATCCTTTTACCGGTAACGGGTTACGGTGTATAGTAAACAATTCGGAATCCAACCACAGGAGCGCGGAATGGACAACGACAACAACAAACCCGACCCGACCGACCTTCCCGGGGAGATCGACCCGGAATCCCCCGCCGCCGGTGCGCCGGCCGGGGAGGAGGATTTCGCGCGGATGTTCGCCGCCAGCCTCCAGTCCACCGGGGAAGGGCAGGTCATCCACGGCAAGGTCATCAAGGTGCTGAAGGATTTCGTCGCCGTCGACATAAACAAGAAATCCGAGGGGATGCTGCCGCTCGAGGACATTCCGGAGGAGGAGCGCGGAGCGTTGAACCCGGGCGACCCGATCGAGGTGATGACCGAGGGATACGACACGTCCCTGGGGGCCATCCGCCTTTCCCGCTCGAAGGTGATGAAGATCCGGGTCTGGGACGACCTGCAGAAGGCGTTCGACGACGGCACGCCGGTGCAGGGAGCGATCGTCGCCAAGGTCAAGGGCGGCTACACCGTGGACATCGGGGTGAAGGCGTTCCTGCCGGGCAGCCAGGTGGACCTCCGGCCGGTGCGGGACACCGACCCCGTGATCGGCATCTCCGGGAAATTCAAGATCCTCAAGTTCTCCCGCAAGAAGGCGAACGTGGTCGTCTCCCGCCGTGCGTTCATGGAAGAAGAGCGGGAGGTCCAGCGTTCCGGGCTCCTCGAACACATCAAGGAGGGGGACATCGTCGAGGCGCGGGTCAAGAACATCACCGACTACGGCGTCTTCATGGACCTCGGGGGGCTCGACGGCCTGATGCACGTGACCGACATGAGCTACGGGAAAGTGGGGCACCCCTCCGACCTGTGCAAGGTGGGCGAGGTCTACCGGGTGAAGGTCATCCGCTTCGATCGCGAGCGCGGCCGCATCTCCCTCGGGCTCAAGCAGACGAAAGCGGATCCGTGGCTCGATCTCGACGCGAAGTACCAGCCGGGGATGCGCGTCCACGGGAAGGTCACCAACACGACGAAATACGGGGCGTTCATCGAGATCGAGGAGGGGGTGGAAGGGCTGCTCCACATCTCCGAGATGTCGTGGAGCAAGCGGCTGAAGGATCCGTCCGAGGTGATGAAGGCGGGCGACGCGGTCGAGGTGGTGGTCCTCAAGGTCGACAAGGCGAACAAGAAGATCTCGCTCGGGTACAAGCAGCTCCTCTCGAACCCGTGGGACGAGCTCCGTGCGCGTCACCCCGAAGGCTCGATCCTCGAGGGCGTGGTGAAAAACGTGGCCGACTTCGGCGTCTTCGTGGACGTCGGGGAAGACATCGACGGCCTGGTCCACGTCTCCGACCTGTCCTGGACCACGCGGGTGAAGAATCCGTCCGAGCTGTTCCGGAAGGGGGATCACGTCCGTGCCAAGGTCCTCAAGGTCGACCCCGTGGCGCAGAAATTCTCCCTCGGCATCAAGCAGCTCGTTGAGGACCCGTGGGCGGGTGTCGAGAAGCGGTTCAGGAAGGGCGACGTCGTCAAGGGGAAGGTGACCCGCGTGGCCGACTTCGGGGCGTTCGTCGAGATCGCCGACGGGGTCGAGGGGCTGGTTCACGTCTCCGAGATCTCCCGCGAGAAGATCGAAAATCCGGCGGCGGTTCTCAAGGTCGGCGACGAGGTGGGCGCGGTCGTCCTCGGCGTGGACCGGGCGAACAAGAAGGTCTCCCTCAGCATCCGGGGACACGCCGACGAGCTCGATCGGAAGAACATGGAATCGTACCTCGGGAAACAGACCGAGGGCCCGTCCGAGAACATCGGGGCCCTGGGCGAAGCGCTCCTGGCGAAGTTCAAGGCCAACGGAGAGCAGAACCACTAATCCGCGATGGCCGACACCTATCTCTCCGCTCCCGCGCCCCGGAAACCGTTCCTGCGCGGTTGCCTCACCGTTCTGCTGGTCATGGGGGGATTCTTCGCCCTCCTGCTGGTGATCTCGCGCATGGACGACCTCCCCTTCGCCCGGGGGGAAAGGGTGGCGGTCATTTCGGTCTCCGGCGTCATCTCCAGTTCCGAGCAGACCATCGAGCAATTGAAGAAGTTCGGGAAGGACGACTCGGTCAAGGCGATCGTCCTCCGGATCGACTCCCCCGGTGGCGGCGTGGGCCCGTCCCAGGAGATCTACGAGGAGGTGAAGAAGGTCCGGGCGAAAAAGCCGGTCCTCGCCAGCATGGGGGCGCTCGCCGCCTCCGGCGGCTACTACATCGCCTGCGCAGCCCAGCGGGTGTACGCGAACCCGGGGACGATCACCGGCTCCATCGGCGTCATCATGCCGTTCATGAACGTGAAGGACCTCATCGAGAAGTTCGGGGTGAAGGGTATGACGGTGAAAAGCGGCTCCTTCAAGGACATGGGCTCCCCCCTGCGCGACATGACGCCCCAGGAGCGTGATCTTCTCCAGGGGGTGGTCGACAACGTCCACCTTCAGTTCGTCAACGCGGTGGCGGACGGCCGCAACCTCGACCGGGAAGAGGTCCTCCGGATCGCCGACGGGCGGATCTTCACCGGGGAACAGGCCAAGGGGCTGGGGCTCGTCGACGCCATCGGAAACCTCGAGGACGCGATCTCCGACGCCGGAAAGCTCGGAAAGATCTCCGGCGAGCCGAAGGTCGTGACGGCCCCGAAGAAGAAGATCTCCTTCCTGGATCTGCTCCGGGAGGAGACGCGCACGCTGATCGACGAGAAGCTTACCGGGAGCCATCTGCGTCTCGATTTTCTCGCCCAATAATAAATCCTTCGGAGGGACCCCTGGAATGACGAAGAGCGACCTGGTGGAAAAGCTGTCCGAGTCACTGACGAGCCTGACCAAGAAGGAGTGCGAGGTCATCGTCGACACCGTTTTCCTCAACATGAAGGACGCCCTCCACCGCGGCGAAAAGATCGAGATCCGCGGGTTCGGGAGCTTCACCGTGCGGACCCGCCGGGCGAAGGAGGGCCGCAATCCGAAGACGGGCGAGAAGGTCGCCATCCCCGAGAAGCGGATCCCCTTCTTCAAGGTCGGCAAGGAACTGCGGGAAATGGTCAACGGCTGAGAGGGAGTGGTCCTTTTCGCAAATACGGCGTTGCACCGAGAGCGTCGATGCGCCGCGCCGGCAAGGCGCGCGACTGAGGCGTACTTTCAAGTACGGCGCAAGGAGCGGAACGCAGCAGGAGCGGATGCAGCGGCGCTCGAATGCAGCCGTATTTGCGAAATGGGCCACTAGGGTGGACCGGATCTTCTCCCCGTGGCGGATGGAATATATCCGCCGGGCGGGCGGGGGCGGGGGGACGGCGTCGTGCATCTTCTGTGTCCGGGACGGAGACCTCGAGGACCCCGAGCGGCTGCTTGTCGGGCTGTACCCGAACACCGCGGTGATCCTCAACCGCTACCCTTACAACAACGGGCACGTGCTGATCGCGCCCCGTCGGCACGTGGCGAACCTGTGGGACCTGCCGGGGGAGGAACTGCGCGAACTCTTTTCCATCGTATCCCTTGGTTCACGGGCACTTGCGTTGGAATATCGAACCGATGGGATGAATATCGGTGTGAACTTGGGGAAGGCCGCCGGCGCCGGAATCGCCGATCACCTCCACGTCCACCTCGTTCCCCGCTGGGCGGGCGACACCAATTTCATGACCCCCGTGCAGGAAACCCGCGTGCTTCCCGAGTCGCTGATCGAATCCCGCCGCCGCCTGTCGGCGGTCTTCGGCCCCTTGAATCCGTAGCCGGCCCCGTCCCGGACCCACGATGACCCTTCCGCTGACCCCGGCGATGCGGCAGTACGTGGAGATCAAGTCGCGCTACCGGGACTGCATCCTCTTCTTCCGGATGGGCGATTTCTACGAGATGTTCTTCGAGGACGCCCTGCGCGCCTCTCGCCTCCTGGACATCGCCCTGACCTCGCGCGACAAGGAGTCGAACATCCCGATGTGCGGGGTGCCGCACCACGCGCGCAACGCCTATCTGTCGAAGCTGATCCGGCAGGGGTGCAAGGTGGCCATCTGCGAGCAGGTCGAGGAACCCGGCCAGAAGGGGATCTTTCGCCGGGAGGTGACCGAGGTGGTCACCCCGGGACTTGTCTTCAGCGAGGAGTGCCTCGACGCCCGGGGGAACAACTTCCTTGCGGCCGTCCGGTTCGCCTCCCCGTTCGCCTACGCCGCGCTCGATGCCACCACCGGCGAGTTTTTCCACGAGGCGTGCGACACCGAGGAGGCGCTGGCGGACGCCCTGTTCCGGGTCGCTCCCGCGGAATTCGTCGCGCTCGAGGGGGAGGGGAACGCGACCACCGCCCGCGGAAAGCGTCTCCTCGAGGGGAGCCTGCTCACGCTGCTCTCCCCGTCCGCCGTCGCGGCGTTTCCGGTTCCGCCAGGGATCGGGGGAATCCCCCCGGCGGACCACCCGTCGGGGGGGGTGGTCCGGGCGGCCCTCTATTACCTGTTCCTGCACCAGCCGGCCGCCCTCCCCGAGATCGGACGGGTTACCGAGCGCGAAGGGCGGCGCTACCTGGCGATGGACGAGACCGCCGTTCGGACGCTGGAGATCTTCTCCACCATGTCGGGGGAGCGGAAGGGGAGCCTGCTCTGGGCGGTGGACCGCACGCGGACCCCGATGGGGGCGCGCCTGCTGCGCTCCTGGCTCGCCGCGCCGCTGCTCGACGTCGAACGGATCGGGGAGCGGCACGACGCGGTGGCGGAGCTTCTCGAGGCGCACGCGATCCGCAAGTCCCTTTCCCCGTCGTTCGACGCGATGGGGGACCTCTCCCGCCTCGCCTCCCGCCTCGCCCAGGATCGATCAGGACCCCGGGACGTGGCGGCGCTGCGCGACATCCTTGCGGCGGTACCCTCGATCAAGGCCGCCATCGGGGAGACGTGCGCGAGGCGTCTCCGGTCGGTGAAGGAACAGCTCGGGGACCACGCGGCGGCGGTCGACCGGATCTCCGCGGCGCTGGCCGATCCGCCGCCCGCCGGGTACAGGGAGGGAGGCGTCTTCCGTCCGGGATACGACGCCCAGGTGGACGAGCTTACCCATCTCCTGACCCACGGCAAGGGGATGCTGGCGGAGATGGAGGCGCGGGAGCGGCAGCGCACCGGGATCGGCGGCCTCAAGGTCGGCTACAACCGCGTCTTCGGCTACTACATCGAGGTGACCCGGACCCACCTCGACAAGGTCCCCGCCGACTACATCCGCAAGCAGACGTTGGTCAACGCGGAGCGGTTCATCACCCCCGAGCTCAAGGAATTCGAGGGACGCGTGCTGCGCGCGCAGGAGGGCCTCGCCGCGCGGGAGGAGGAGCTTTTCCTCGCCCTGCGGGACGCGCTCAAGGAAACCCTCCCCGAGGTCTACGCGGCGGCGGAGGGGATCGCCGAGCTCGACGCGCTCCTTTCGTTCGCGGACCTCGCGGCGGAGAACGATTACGGGCGGCCGCGGGTGAACGGCGGAAGGGAGATCCTCATCGAGAACGGGCGCCACCCGGTGGTGGAAAAAATCCTCGGTCGGCACGCCTTCGTCCCGAACGACTGCCGGCTTTCGCCCGACGGGACGCGTCTGGCCGTCCTCACCGGCCCGAACATGGCGGGGAAATCCACCTACATCCGCCAGGCGGCCCTCATCGTGCTGCTGGCCCACGCGGGGTCCTTCGTCCCCGCGGACCGCGCGGAGATCGGCCTCGTGGACCGGATCTTCACGCGCATCGGCGCCTCCGACGACCTCTCCCGGGGGGACAGCACCTTCATGGTCGAGATGCGGGAGACGGCGCGGATCCTCGGCGGCGTCACCGACAGGACGCTCGTGGTCCTGGACGAGGTGGGGCGCGGGACCAGCACCTACGACGGGTTGAGCATCGCCTGGGCGGTGGCGGAGCACCTCCATGACGCCCCCGCCCGTCCCAAGGTCCTCTTCGCCACCCACTTCCACGAGCTGACCGACATCGTGTCGACGTGCGTGAACGCGCGCAATTTCCACGTCGCGGTGCGCGAGTGGGAGGGGGAGATCATCTTTCTGCGGCGGATCGACGAGGGGAGCGCGAGCAAGTCGTACGGGATCCAGGTGGCGCGGCTCGCCGGTCTGCCGGCCTCCGTGGTCGACCGCGCCCGGGATATTTTGAAAAATCTCGAGTCCGCCGAGTATAATGAGTACGGAATTCCGACGCTGGCGGGTCCGCGGGCCCCGGGGGAATCCGCCACCGCCCAGATGGAGCTGTTCACACGGCGAGCCCGCGGGGACGAGGACGCGGTCCTGGACCAGATCCGCCGGTGCGAACCGGAGCGGCTTTCCCCGCTGGACGCGTTGATGCGACTCGCGGAATGGAAGGGGAGGCTCGGGAAGGGGACGACGTGACACACCTGCGGCGACAGCTCGGCGCGTCCATCCTCGTCCTTCTCCTCTGCGCGGCGTGTTCCCTGCTCGCCGCTCCGCCGGTCTTCGCCGCGCCCGGCGTCCCGCGCGTCTCCGACATCCAGGCCTGGACGAACGAGATCTACACCCGCGTCGCGATCTACACGGGCGACGAAGTCTCGTGGCAGGCGAACACCGTCCGCGCCGACCCGCCGCGCGGACTTCCTCCCCGGATCTTCAT
Proteins encoded:
- a CDS encoding integration host factor subunit beta, which produces MTKSDLVEKLSESLTSLTKKECEVIVDTVFLNMKDALHRGEKIEIRGFGSFTVRTRRAKEGRNPKTGEKVAIPEKRIPFFKVGKELREMVNG
- a CDS encoding HIT domain-containing protein, coding for MDRIFSPWRMEYIRRAGGGGGTASCIFCVRDGDLEDPERLLVGLYPNTAVILNRYPYNNGHVLIAPRRHVANLWDLPGEELRELFSIVSLGSRALALEYRTDGMNIGVNLGKAAGAGIADHLHVHLVPRWAGDTNFMTPVQETRVLPESLIESRRRLSAVFGPLNP
- a CDS encoding 30S ribosomal protein S1 — protein: MDNDNNKPDPTDLPGEIDPESPAAGAPAGEEDFARMFAASLQSTGEGQVIHGKVIKVLKDFVAVDINKKSEGMLPLEDIPEEERGALNPGDPIEVMTEGYDTSLGAIRLSRSKVMKIRVWDDLQKAFDDGTPVQGAIVAKVKGGYTVDIGVKAFLPGSQVDLRPVRDTDPVIGISGKFKILKFSRKKANVVVSRRAFMEEEREVQRSGLLEHIKEGDIVEARVKNITDYGVFMDLGGLDGLMHVTDMSYGKVGHPSDLCKVGEVYRVKVIRFDRERGRISLGLKQTKADPWLDLDAKYQPGMRVHGKVTNTTKYGAFIEIEEGVEGLLHISEMSWSKRLKDPSEVMKAGDAVEVVVLKVDKANKKISLGYKQLLSNPWDELRARHPEGSILEGVVKNVADFGVFVDVGEDIDGLVHVSDLSWTTRVKNPSELFRKGDHVRAKVLKVDPVAQKFSLGIKQLVEDPWAGVEKRFRKGDVVKGKVTRVADFGAFVEIADGVEGLVHVSEISREKIENPAAVLKVGDEVGAVVLGVDRANKKVSLSIRGHADELDRKNMESYLGKQTEGPSENIGALGEALLAKFKANGEQNH
- the ispH gene encoding 4-hydroxy-3-methylbut-2-enyl diphosphate reductase, which gives rise to MTKKVLIARSAGFCFGVKRAISIADETAGKRAAEDGKEGPIQSLGPIIHNPQAVERLQEKGVRVVETVDEIACGKVIIRSHGVTRSDRAALEGKGVTIVDATCPFVTKAQEHARTLSRNGYAVVVVGDPNHPEVKSIISYIEKGVPVFTSIAEVSAAKGVRKAGIVAQTTQSFDNLMAFVAAAMKRFPEVRVFNTICNATALRQQESTGLAGMADVMFVLGGYNSANTRRLAEICRAINPRTHHIETGGELTPSMVEGASVAGVTAGASTPQWIIAGFIERLKERWECDKIEVSFYR
- the mutS gene encoding DNA mismatch repair protein MutS gives rise to the protein MTLPLTPAMRQYVEIKSRYRDCILFFRMGDFYEMFFEDALRASRLLDIALTSRDKESNIPMCGVPHHARNAYLSKLIRQGCKVAICEQVEEPGQKGIFRREVTEVVTPGLVFSEECLDARGNNFLAAVRFASPFAYAALDATTGEFFHEACDTEEALADALFRVAPAEFVALEGEGNATTARGKRLLEGSLLTLLSPSAVAAFPVPPGIGGIPPADHPSGGVVRAALYYLFLHQPAALPEIGRVTEREGRRYLAMDETAVRTLEIFSTMSGERKGSLLWAVDRTRTPMGARLLRSWLAAPLLDVERIGERHDAVAELLEAHAIRKSLSPSFDAMGDLSRLASRLAQDRSGPRDVAALRDILAAVPSIKAAIGETCARRLRSVKEQLGDHAAAVDRISAALADPPPAGYREGGVFRPGYDAQVDELTHLLTHGKGMLAEMEARERQRTGIGGLKVGYNRVFGYYIEVTRTHLDKVPADYIRKQTLVNAERFITPELKEFEGRVLRAQEGLAAREEELFLALRDALKETLPEVYAAAEGIAELDALLSFADLAAENDYGRPRVNGGREILIENGRHPVVEKILGRHAFVPNDCRLSPDGTRLAVLTGPNMAGKSTYIRQAALIVLLAHAGSFVPADRAEIGLVDRIFTRIGASDDLSRGDSTFMVEMRETARILGGVTDRTLVVLDEVGRGTSTYDGLSIAWAVAEHLHDAPARPKVLFATHFHELTDIVSTCVNARNFHVAVREWEGEIIFLRRIDEGSASKSYGIQVARLAGLPASVVDRARDILKNLESAEYNEYGIPTLAGPRAPGESATAQMELFTRRARGDEDAVLDQIRRCEPERLSPLDALMRLAEWKGRLGKGTT
- the sppA gene encoding signal peptide peptidase SppA, which translates into the protein MADTYLSAPAPRKPFLRGCLTVLLVMGGFFALLLVISRMDDLPFARGERVAVISVSGVISSSEQTIEQLKKFGKDDSVKAIVLRIDSPGGGVGPSQEIYEEVKKVRAKKPVLASMGALAASGGYYIACAAQRVYANPGTITGSIGVIMPFMNVKDLIEKFGVKGMTVKSGSFKDMGSPLRDMTPQERDLLQGVVDNVHLQFVNAVADGRNLDREEVLRIADGRIFTGEQAKGLGLVDAIGNLEDAISDAGKLGKISGEPKVVTAPKKKISFLDLLREETRTLIDEKLTGSHLRLDFLAQ